A single Rubrivivax gelatinosus IL144 DNA region contains:
- a CDS encoding MFS transporter — protein sequence MTAPIYPKPLPTRAIDRRVGIPGWWITVFLFWLGWIFMYADRTVLNPVMKDIQTEFGLSATQLGLVSSSFFLSYAVLQIPAGVLGDRIGRKKVLVPGFVLFGVLTAVTGVVRSYWELLLARIGTGAAEGTYYGPQFGISAEQIPAAHRSLGMALINSGMAFGIALGLMASSWVAHTLELGWRTPFYFMAVPTIVTGLLIAWLIKENPRRPGALAEAHTRSFTSLLRNRNLLVTYVMVFCSLFGFFMILTWLPYYLQTERGIPVKEIGNVSSLVAWVSIPGGLLFARISDKLGRRKPLVFVLVPIAVASLISIAWLQDVNQVIVAICVYGFFGKLALDPVLIATVADNAPEARYGTAYGIYNFVGMCSSIVAPTIAGFVSDATGSLAANFYISAAVLAFGMACMALLRERPGARA from the coding sequence ATGACTGCCCCGATCTATCCCAAGCCGCTGCCGACCCGCGCGATCGACCGTCGCGTCGGCATCCCGGGCTGGTGGATCACCGTGTTCCTGTTCTGGCTCGGCTGGATCTTCATGTACGCCGACCGCACCGTGCTGAACCCGGTCATGAAGGACATCCAGACCGAGTTCGGCCTCAGCGCGACGCAGCTCGGTCTGGTCAGCAGTTCGTTCTTCCTGTCGTACGCGGTGCTGCAGATCCCGGCCGGCGTGCTCGGCGACCGCATCGGCCGCAAGAAGGTGCTGGTGCCCGGCTTCGTGCTGTTCGGCGTGCTGACGGCGGTCACCGGCGTCGTGCGCTCGTACTGGGAACTGCTGCTGGCGCGCATCGGCACCGGCGCCGCCGAAGGCACCTACTACGGCCCGCAGTTCGGCATCAGCGCCGAGCAGATCCCCGCCGCGCACCGCTCGCTGGGCATGGCGCTGATCAACTCGGGCATGGCCTTCGGCATCGCGCTCGGGCTGATGGCCTCGAGCTGGGTGGCGCACACGCTGGAGCTGGGCTGGCGCACGCCGTTCTATTTCATGGCCGTGCCGACCATCGTCACCGGGCTGCTGATCGCCTGGCTGATCAAGGAGAACCCGCGCCGCCCCGGCGCGCTGGCCGAGGCCCACACGCGCTCGTTCACCTCGCTGCTGAGGAACCGCAACCTGCTGGTCACCTACGTGATGGTGTTCTGCTCGCTGTTCGGCTTCTTCATGATCCTCACCTGGCTGCCGTACTACCTGCAGACCGAACGCGGCATCCCGGTCAAGGAGATCGGCAACGTCAGCTCGCTGGTGGCCTGGGTGTCGATCCCCGGCGGCCTGCTGTTCGCGCGCATCTCCGACAAGCTCGGCCGGCGCAAGCCGCTGGTCTTCGTGCTGGTGCCGATCGCCGTCGCCAGCCTGATCAGCATCGCCTGGCTGCAGGACGTGAACCAGGTGATCGTCGCGATCTGCGTCTACGGCTTCTTCGGCAAGCTGGCGCTGGACCCGGTGCTGATCGCCACCGTCGCCGACAACGCCCCCGAGGCGCGCTACGGCACGGCCTACGGCATCTACAACTTCGTCGGCATGTGCTCGTCGATCGTCGCGCCGACGATCGCCGGCTTCGTCTCCGACGCCACCGGCAGCCTGGCCGCCAACTTCTACATCTCCGCCGCCGTGCTGGCCTTCGGCATGGCGTGCATGGCCCTGCTGCGCGAGCGCCCCGGCGCGCGCGCCTGA
- the fdrA gene encoding acyl-CoA synthetase FdrA, with protein MLHCFILKGSFQDSVTLMVLSRDLSALPGVAKASVMMGTPANKDVFRETGLWHDTLDEATPSDVCVIVDCEDAARAAGVLEELKTRLADVAKSRRASGYPVARSWRRARQLVPDANVALVSVAGHYAADVARQALDDGCHVMMFSDNVPVEAEVELKLAARRRGLIVMGPDCGTSVIGGVPLAFANRMPKGPIAVIGASGTGIQEICSQIAARGAGITHAIGLGGRDLSAAVGGISALTAIDFVAADAASRVVVFVSKPPAPEVKARVLAALKLMQRPVVALFLGDRQAARRDGNVHFAQTLDGAAALAVDLANVDSQASHQPSAAGLGICGLYTGGTLAAEAAQLLADALGLHADETHAEGYMLRSGGHRVIDLGDDLYTRGRPHPMIDPTLRNEMIRALADEPTYGVLLLDVVLGYGANADPAGVTARAVAEMRAARGGAPITVIATLTGTDQDPQDRASQAAKLEEAGIVIAESTRTAVELALRLVQPPVAGIGAPPPLLAAPPAIVNIGLRGFADELQAGGTNVVHYLWEPIAGGNQRLQRLVAALQ; from the coding sequence ATGTTGCACTGCTTCATCCTGAAAGGCAGTTTCCAGGACTCCGTCACCTTGATGGTGCTGTCGCGCGACCTGTCGGCGCTGCCCGGCGTCGCCAAGGCCTCGGTGATGATGGGCACGCCCGCCAACAAGGACGTGTTCCGCGAGACCGGCCTGTGGCACGACACGCTGGACGAGGCCACGCCCAGCGACGTCTGCGTCATCGTCGACTGCGAGGACGCGGCGCGTGCCGCCGGCGTGCTCGAGGAGCTGAAGACGCGGCTGGCCGACGTCGCCAAGAGCCGGCGCGCCTCGGGCTACCCGGTGGCGCGCAGCTGGCGCCGGGCGCGCCAGCTGGTGCCCGACGCCAACGTCGCGCTGGTCTCGGTGGCCGGCCACTACGCCGCCGACGTCGCGCGCCAGGCGCTGGACGACGGCTGCCACGTGATGATGTTCTCCGACAACGTGCCGGTCGAGGCCGAGGTCGAGCTCAAGCTCGCGGCGCGCCGCCGCGGCCTGATCGTCATGGGCCCGGACTGCGGCACCTCGGTCATCGGCGGCGTGCCGCTGGCCTTCGCCAACCGCATGCCCAAGGGGCCGATCGCGGTGATCGGCGCCTCGGGCACCGGCATCCAGGAGATCTGCTCGCAGATCGCCGCACGCGGCGCCGGCATCACGCACGCCATCGGCCTGGGCGGCCGCGACCTGTCGGCGGCGGTGGGCGGCATCAGCGCGCTGACGGCGATCGACTTCGTCGCCGCCGACGCCGCCAGCCGCGTCGTCGTCTTCGTCTCCAAGCCGCCGGCGCCGGAAGTCAAGGCGCGCGTGCTGGCCGCGCTCAAGCTGATGCAGCGGCCGGTGGTCGCGCTCTTCCTCGGTGACCGCCAGGCCGCGCGCCGCGACGGCAACGTGCACTTCGCGCAGACGCTGGACGGCGCCGCGGCGCTGGCGGTGGACCTGGCCAACGTCGACTCGCAGGCCTCGCACCAGCCTTCGGCCGCCGGCCTGGGCATCTGCGGCCTGTACACCGGCGGCACGCTGGCCGCCGAGGCGGCGCAGCTGCTGGCCGACGCGCTGGGGCTGCACGCCGACGAGACGCACGCCGAGGGCTACATGCTGCGCAGCGGCGGCCACCGCGTCATCGACCTCGGCGACGACCTCTACACCCGCGGCCGGCCGCACCCGATGATCGACCCGACGCTGCGCAACGAGATGATCCGCGCGCTCGCCGACGAGCCCACCTACGGCGTGCTGCTGCTCGACGTCGTGCTCGGCTACGGCGCCAACGCCGACCCGGCCGGCGTCACCGCACGCGCCGTCGCCGAGATGCGCGCTGCACGCGGCGGCGCGCCGATCACGGTCATCGCCACGCTGACCGGCACCGACCAGGACCCGCAGGACCGCGCCAGCCAGGCCGCGAAGCTGGAGGAGGCCGGCATCGTGATCGCCGAGAGCACGCGCACCGCGGTCGAGCTGGCGCTGCGCCTGGTGCAGCCGCCGGTGGCCGGCATCGGCGCGCCGCCGCCGCTGCTGGCCGCGCCGCCGGCGATCGTGAACATCGGCCTGCGCGGCTTCGCCGACGAACTGCAGGCCGGCGGCACGAACGTCGTCCATTACCTCTGGGAACCGATCGCGGGCGGCAATCAACGCCTGCAGCGGCTGGTCGCCGCACTGCAATGA
- a CDS encoding YlbE family protein, translating into MYETINEANEAVLNEIKRARPRLVDVRPAADCIPVLREGRTLLHAGPPSAWADMTGPMQGAVLGAAMFEGWARDAEEAERLAASGEIRFTPCHDHSAVGPMGGITSASMPVLVVLNEVQGNTAFCNLNEGIGKVMRFGAFEGEVQTRLAWMRDVLGPVLSQALGMVPGGIDLSVLMAQAITMGDEFHQRNIAASALLLKLLAPDIAACEASTQHKEEVLRFLGRTDQFFLNVAMAYCKCVMDAGAAIEAGSIVTAMTRNGRDFGIRVSGTGKRWFTAPVNTPAGLFFTGFSQDDANPDIGDSAITETLGIGGAAMIAAPGVTRFVGAGGFSDALETSEEMREIYVDSSPMFQIPTWDFQAACLGLDVRRVVETGITPVINTGIAHRKAGIGQVGAGTVRPPRGCFEKALEAVAETVGVAVD; encoded by the coding sequence ATGTACGAAACCATCAACGAAGCCAACGAAGCCGTCCTCAACGAGATCAAGCGTGCGCGGCCCCGCCTCGTCGACGTGCGTCCTGCCGCCGACTGCATCCCGGTGCTGCGCGAAGGCAGGACGCTGCTGCACGCCGGCCCGCCGAGCGCCTGGGCCGACATGACCGGCCCGATGCAGGGCGCGGTGCTGGGCGCGGCGATGTTCGAAGGCTGGGCGCGCGACGCCGAAGAGGCCGAACGCCTGGCCGCCAGCGGTGAGATCCGCTTCACGCCCTGCCACGACCACTCGGCCGTCGGCCCGATGGGCGGCATCACCTCGGCGTCTATGCCGGTGCTGGTGGTGCTCAACGAGGTCCAGGGCAACACCGCCTTCTGCAACCTCAACGAAGGCATCGGCAAGGTGATGCGCTTCGGCGCCTTCGAAGGCGAGGTGCAGACCCGCCTGGCCTGGATGCGCGACGTGCTCGGCCCGGTGCTGTCGCAGGCGCTGGGCATGGTGCCCGGCGGCATCGACCTGTCGGTGCTGATGGCGCAGGCGATCACGATGGGCGACGAGTTCCACCAGCGCAACATCGCCGCCTCGGCGCTGCTGCTCAAGCTGCTGGCGCCGGACATCGCCGCCTGCGAGGCCAGCACCCAGCACAAGGAGGAGGTGCTGCGTTTCCTCGGCCGCACCGACCAGTTCTTCCTCAACGTCGCGATGGCCTATTGCAAGTGCGTGATGGACGCCGGCGCGGCGATCGAGGCCGGCAGCATCGTCACCGCGATGACGCGCAACGGCCGCGACTTCGGCATCCGCGTCAGCGGCACCGGCAAGCGCTGGTTCACGGCGCCGGTCAACACGCCGGCGGGCCTCTTCTTCACCGGCTTCAGCCAGGACGACGCCAACCCCGACATCGGCGACTCGGCGATCACCGAGACGCTGGGCATCGGCGGCGCGGCGATGATCGCCGCCCCGGGCGTCACGCGTTTCGTCGGCGCCGGCGGCTTCAGCGACGCGCTGGAGACCAGCGAGGAGATGCGCGAGATCTACGTCGACAGCTCGCCGATGTTCCAGATCCCGACCTGGGACTTCCAGGCCGCCTGCCTGGGGCTGGATGTGCGCCGCGTCGTCGAGACCGGCATCACGCCGGTCATCAACACCGGCATCGCGCACCGCAAGGCCGGCATCGGCCAGGTCGGCGCCGGCACCGTGCGGCCGCCGCGCGGCTGCTTCGAGAAGGCGCTGGAGGCGGTGGCCGAGACCGTCGGCGTCGCCGTCGACTGA
- a CDS encoding DUF2877 domain-containing protein, with amino-acid sequence MSTAFAPRSTVLALSEAAARALDGRVATVVALHRRGLSVVLPGGEPIFVGPPGAGLLPLHVVVRREAFEALRGLGVGARLRWDLAGARRWRLGLGGRLALPALDAGVARLAAGLRARPPGNGIGGSQAEVLAGDGLVRRALQAAADGTAAPALVRLVGRGAGSTPAGDDVLIGALAHGWLVDGADSALRRALLPQREALGALTTPLGAAYLRRALDGVFGSHLIQLCRALPGADERLDRRAGRVAQHGASSGIDTLLGFVAAHELRR; translated from the coding sequence ATGAGCACCGCCTTCGCCCCCCGCTCGACCGTGCTGGCGCTCAGCGAGGCGGCGGCGCGCGCGCTGGACGGCCGCGTCGCCACCGTCGTGGCGCTGCACCGACGCGGCTTGAGCGTCGTGCTGCCCGGCGGCGAGCCGATCTTCGTCGGCCCGCCGGGCGCCGGCCTGCTGCCGCTGCACGTCGTCGTGCGTCGCGAGGCGTTCGAAGCGCTGCGCGGCCTGGGCGTCGGCGCCCGCCTGCGCTGGGACCTGGCGGGCGCGCGGCGCTGGCGCCTGGGCCTGGGCGGCCGCCTTGCGCTGCCGGCGCTCGACGCCGGCGTGGCGCGGCTGGCGGCCGGGCTGCGCGCCCGGCCGCCCGGCAACGGCATCGGCGGCAGCCAGGCCGAGGTGCTGGCCGGCGACGGCCTCGTGCGCCGGGCCTTGCAGGCCGCGGCCGACGGCACCGCGGCGCCGGCCTTGGTGCGCCTCGTCGGCCGCGGCGCCGGGTCGACACCGGCCGGCGACGACGTGCTGATCGGCGCGCTGGCCCACGGCTGGCTCGTCGACGGCGCCGACAGCGCCTTGCGCCGGGCGCTGCTGCCGCAGCGCGAGGCGCTGGGCGCGCTGACCACGCCGCTGGGCGCGGCCTATCTGCGCCGCGCGCTCGACGGCGTCTTCGGCAGCCACCTGATCCAGCTCTGCCGGGCGCTGCCGGGCGCCGACGAGCGCCTGGACCGCCGTGCCGGGCGCGTGGCGCAGCACGGCGCCAGTTCCGGCATCGACACGCTGCTCGGCTTCGTCGCCGCGCACGAACTGCGCCGCTAA
- the allS gene encoding HTH-type transcriptional activator AllS, protein MSRSPNLDPEALRTFVAVAQLRSFSAAADLLHKTTSAISYRIKSLEDSAGVPLLQRTTRTVTLTPAGEVLLTRASQIFDWMQSLPRELEQANAGVESELVIVVNNLLHDSAAMSELLAHLHERFPYTTIKVRFGVYMGVWDELVHNGARIGIGAPGFHTINDDFATLPLGEIRWVFVVAPSHPLARQREPLGNDALRPYPAVNVEDTSQRMKKRTAWRLPGQQELLVPDLATKIACHERGLGVGFLPAARARAALRAGTLVERTVSYPRSSSPLSLAWPTQGAGAVTAHIRELFATRDRLALPFLSPLAPPAETVPAAAEGEEPQAPAGSS, encoded by the coding sequence GTGTCCCGCTCCCCGAACCTGGACCCCGAAGCCCTGCGCACCTTCGTCGCGGTCGCCCAGCTGCGCAGTTTTTCCGCCGCCGCCGACCTGCTGCACAAGACGACCTCGGCGATCTCCTACCGCATCAAGTCGCTGGAGGACAGCGCCGGCGTGCCGCTGCTGCAGCGCACCACGCGCACCGTGACGCTGACGCCCGCCGGCGAGGTGCTGCTGACGCGGGCCAGCCAGATCTTCGACTGGATGCAGAGCCTGCCGCGCGAGCTGGAGCAGGCCAACGCCGGCGTCGAGTCGGAGCTGGTCATCGTCGTCAACAACCTGCTGCACGACAGCGCCGCGATGTCCGAGCTGCTGGCGCACCTGCACGAGCGTTTCCCGTACACGACGATCAAGGTGCGCTTCGGCGTCTACATGGGCGTCTGGGACGAGCTGGTGCACAACGGCGCGCGCATCGGCATCGGCGCACCGGGTTTCCACACCATCAACGACGACTTCGCCACCTTGCCGCTGGGCGAGATCCGCTGGGTGTTCGTCGTCGCGCCCAGCCATCCGCTGGCGCGCCAGCGCGAGCCGCTGGGCAACGACGCGCTGCGGCCGTACCCGGCGGTCAACGTCGAGGACACCTCGCAGCGCATGAAGAAGCGCACCGCCTGGCGGCTGCCGGGCCAGCAGGAGCTGCTGGTGCCCGACCTGGCGACCAAGATCGCCTGCCACGAACGCGGCCTGGGCGTCGGCTTCCTGCCGGCGGCGAGGGCGCGCGCGGCGCTGCGCGCCGGCACGCTGGTCGAGCGCACGGTGAGTTATCCGCGTTCGTCGTCGCCGCTGTCGCTGGCCTGGCCGACGCAGGGTGCCGGCGCCGTCACGGCCCACATCCGCGAGCTGTTCGCGACGCGCGATCGGCTCGCGCTGCCGTTCCTGAGCCCGCTCGCGCCGCCGGCCGAAACCGTGCCCGCGGCCGCCGAGGGCGAGGAGCCGCAGGCCCCGGCCGGCTCGTCCTGA
- a CDS encoding GNAT family N-acetyltransferase — protein MTHFPALPLQTERLTLRPYRADDAEAVFAIFSDPRVMRYWSTPPWTSTAQADEAIESDLRALDSGRHLRLGIERRDDGALIGQCTLFDIVAGCRRAEMGYALAHAAWGRGYMHEALQALLRYGFELLELNRVEADIDPRNEASAATLRRLGFQLEGLLRERWVVDGEVSDSAIYGLLRRDWAEARR, from the coding sequence ATGACGCACTTCCCGGCGCTGCCGCTGCAGACCGAACGCCTGACGCTGCGCCCCTACCGCGCCGACGACGCCGAGGCGGTCTTCGCGATCTTCTCGGACCCGCGCGTGATGCGCTACTGGAGCACGCCGCCGTGGACCTCGACGGCGCAGGCCGACGAGGCGATCGAGTCCGACCTGCGTGCGCTCGACAGCGGCCGCCATCTGCGGCTGGGCATCGAGCGCCGCGACGACGGCGCGCTGATCGGCCAGTGCACGCTGTTCGACATCGTCGCCGGCTGCCGCCGCGCCGAGATGGGCTACGCACTCGCCCACGCCGCCTGGGGCCGGGGCTACATGCACGAGGCGCTGCAGGCGCTGCTGCGCTACGGCTTCGAGCTGCTGGAGCTGAACCGCGTCGAAGCCGACATCGACCCGCGCAACGAAGCGTCGGCGGCGACGCTGCGCCGCCTGGGCTTCCAGCTCGAAGGCCTGCTGCGCGAGCGCTGGGTCGTCGACGGCGAGGTCTCGGACAGCGCGATCTACGGGCTGCTGCGCCGCGACTGGGCCGAGGCCCGGCGCTGA
- a CDS encoding GFA family protein: MIKSVGGVPVQPRHRLSCHCGAVVLELHLPDGIVDPRRCNCSMCRRKSAVVGSVPLDAIRIVQGEDMLSLYQFNTRVAKHFFCSRCGIYTHHQRRSRPDQYGYNVGCLEGIDPFLIENVPVSDGVHHPADRKT, translated from the coding sequence ATGATCAAGTCCGTCGGCGGCGTGCCGGTCCAGCCCCGGCACCGGCTGTCCTGCCATTGCGGCGCGGTGGTGCTCGAGTTGCACCTGCCCGACGGCATCGTCGACCCGCGGCGCTGCAACTGCTCGATGTGCCGGCGCAAGAGCGCCGTCGTCGGTTCGGTGCCGCTGGACGCGATCCGGATCGTGCAGGGCGAAGACATGCTGTCGCTCTACCAGTTCAACACCCGCGTCGCGAAGCACTTCTTCTGCTCGCGCTGCGGCATCTACACCCACCACCAGCGGCGCTCGCGCCCCGACCAGTACGGCTACAACGTCGGCTGCCTGGAAGGCATCGACCCCTTCCTGATCGAGAACGTGCCGGTCAGCGACGGCGTGCACCACCCGGCGGATCGCAAGACCTGA